The Oxyura jamaicensis isolate SHBP4307 breed ruddy duck chromosome Z, BPBGC_Ojam_1.0, whole genome shotgun sequence genome window below encodes:
- the KIAA1958 gene encoding uncharacterized protein KIAA1958 homolog isoform X1, with amino-acid sequence MEDCLHTSSENLSKLVSWAHSHGTICSLIPNLKHLLSEGAHGNLTAMWGCSAGHAYHWPLAATCRAGSQERVCFQDSRSFNSDSPSMLGVPSEVQASPLERYPGRPGKAKLDCTRTRDSCDFSYCSEPSELGEPVEEYEDEATLFDMVCESSVTDEDSDFEPQSHRAPGGPRKRPPAIVPAAAHAQPADEGGSEVLLKKIKQELPEDYYIVANAELTAGADGPALALTQMSKPKPPAQAGPSGMVATRTLPLPAAGPDPDPPHLCASPPGPPRLPAQRPPRCALASPARGTAGGIPSATLQVPATSSNATAMGKAISIPLSALQLPGQEETPATEETPPPAPQPAPGSEAAASPSVSTEPEVSSSQQQPPAAPTATPEAAVPSMPVVSRRTTEKIPQRIIPGQKSFSSLLRKMQQDQDERAAELSREQNEKTIRSTQTALRNFREFLISKYPSETREIYVIPCKELDAYLASFFVDARQKDGSEYEPNSLANYQCGLERYLKEHRYGYSITRDKEFKRSQEALKQKQIELRCKGKGNKPHKSMKLTFADELILRKRGLLSRYNPEGLLNLVWLNNTKAFGHCTGFHGSTLKWGDIRLRVTETGLEYLEWMGPDNGDVNAKSKRGGTDSRVYATQHSPQTCPVQDYKEYAQRRPPAMRYEDAPFYLSIKPVVNLAALHWYNCQALGKNKLAKMVKTMCEKGNIPGRKTNFSVYQSCSTLSEAQSNQLVLICNNLSQQAAQSMASHSNTGNFIVSASYDSSSDTA; translated from the exons ATGGAGGACTGCCTTCACACCTCCTCTGAAAACCTGTCCAAGCTGGTGAGCTGGGCCCACAGCCACGGGACCATCTGCAGCCTCATCCCCAACCTCAAGCACCTGCTGTCTGAGGGGGCCCACGGCAACCTGACGGCCATGTGGGGCTGCAGCGCCGGCCATGCCTACCACTGGCCCCTGGCCGCCACGTGCCGGGCGGGCTCCCAGGAGCGTGTTTGTTTCCAGGACAGCCGCAGCTTCAACTCAGACAGCCCCAGCATGCTGGGGGTGCCCTCAGAGGTGCAGGCCAGCCCCCTGGAGCGCTACCCAGGCCGGCCGGGGAAGGCCAAGCTGGACTGCACCCGCACCCGTGACTCCTGTGACTTCTCCTACTGCAGCGAGCCCTCAGAGCTGGGTGAGCCAGTGGAGGAGTATGAGGATGAGGCCACACTCTTTGACATGGTCTGTGAGTCCTCTGTGACTGATGAGGACAGTGACTTCGAGCCTCAATCCCACCGCGCCCCCGGCGGCCCTCGGAAGCGGCCTCCCGCCATAGTCCCTGCCGCCGCCCACGCGCAGCCAGCCGATGAGGGGGGCAGCGAGGTGCTCCTCAAGAAGATCAAGCAGGAGCTGCCCGAGGACTACTACATTGTGGCCAACGCCGAGCTGACGGCTGGTGCCGATGGGCCAGCACTGGCCCTCACCCAGATGTCCAAGCCCAAGCCACCAGCACAAGCTGGACCCTCTGGCATGGTTGCCACCAGGACCCTGCCCCTGCCCGCTGCTGGCCCGGACCCCGACCCGCCGCATCTCTGCGCCTCCCCACCTGGACCACCACGGCTCCCTGCTCAGAGGCCACCCCGGTGTGCCCTGGCCTCCCCAGCCCGGGGTACAGCTGGTGGCATCCCCTCAGCCACCCTACAGGTGCCAGCCACCAGCTCCAATGCCACAGCCATGGGGAAGGCTATCAGCATCCCACtgtcagccctgcagctgcccggCCAGGAGGAGACCCCAGCCACCGAGGAGACCCCACCGCCCGCCCCGCAACCGGCCCCGGGCAGCGAAGCAGCCGCATCGCCCTCGGTGAGCACAGAGCCCGAGGtcagctccagccagcagcaaccccctgctgctcccactgcCACCCCCGAGGCAGCGGTGCCGTCGATGCCAG TAGTTTCCAGAAGGACCACTGAAAAAATACCCCAAAGGATAATCCCTGGCCAGAAGAGCTTTTCATCTCTACTCAGAAAGATGCAGCAAG ACCAGGAtgagagagctgcagagctcagcagggagcagaatgaGAAGACCATTCGCAGTACACAGACAGCTCTCCGCAATTTCCGAGAGTTCCTCATCTCCAAGTATCCTTCTGAGACCCGAGAGATCTACGTCATCCCCTGCAAAGAGCTTGATGCCTACCTTGCTTCCTTTTTTGTGGATGCCAGGCAGAAGGATGGGTCTGAATATGAGCCAAACAGCTTGGCCAACTATCAGTGTGGGCTGGAGCGGTATCTCAAAGAGCACAGGTATGGGTACAGTATTACCAGGGATAAGGAGTTCAAAAGGTCCCAGGAGGCGCTAAAGCAAAAGCAGATAGAGCTGAGgtgtaaaggaaaaggaaacaagccACACAAATCCATGAAGCTCACCTTTGCTGACGAACTTATTCTGCGTAAAAGAGGCTTATTGAGCCGGTACAATCCTGAAGGGCTCTTGAACCTCGTCTGGCTGAACAACACTAAGGCCTTCGGACACTGCACAGGTTTTCATGGATCCACCCTCAAGTGGGGAGACATCCGGCTGCGGGTGACAGAGACGGGACTGGAGTACCTGGAGTGGATGGGACCGGACAATGGAGATGTCAATGCCAAGAGCAAGAGAGGGGGGACGGACTCGCGGGTGTACGCTACCCAGCACTCGCCACAGACCTGCCCCGTGCAAGACTACAAGGAGTATGCCCAGAGGCGGCCTCCAGCCATGCGCTACGAGGATGCGCCTTTTTACCTCTCCATCAAACCCGTTGTCAACTTGGCTGCTCTTCACTGGTACAACTGCCAAGCcctggggaaaaacaagctTGCCAAGATGGTAAAGACGATGTGCGAGAAGGGCAACATCCCTGGCAGGAAGACCAACTTCAGTGTCTACCAGAGCTGTAGCACGTTGTCAGAAGCGCAGAGCAACCAGCTCGTGCTGATCTGCAATAACTTgagccagcaggctgcccagTCCATGGCAAGCCACTCCAATACTGGCAATTTCATAGTATCAGCATCCTATGACTCTTCCTCTGACACAGCTTGA
- the KIAA1958 gene encoding uncharacterized protein KIAA1958 homolog isoform X2 has product MEDCLHTSSENLSKLVSWAHSHGTICSLIPNLKHLLSEGAHGNLTAMWGCSAGHAYHWPLAATCRAGSQERVCFQDSRSFNSDSPSMLGVPSEVQASPLERYPGRPGKAKLDCTRTRDSCDFSYCSEPSELGEPVEEYEDEATLFDMVCESSVTDEDSDFEPQSHRAPGGPRKRPPAIVPAAAHAQPADEGGSEVLLKKIKQELPEDYYIVANAELTAGADGPALALTQMSKPKPPAQAGPSGMVATRTLPLPAAGPDPDPPHLCASPPGPPRLPAQRPPRCALASPARGTAGGIPSATLQVPATSSNATAMGKAISIPLSALQLPGQEETPATEETPPPAPQPAPGSEAAASPSVSTEPEVSSSQQQPPAAPTATPEAAVPSMPDQDERAAELSREQNEKTIRSTQTALRNFREFLISKYPSETREIYVIPCKELDAYLASFFVDARQKDGSEYEPNSLANYQCGLERYLKEHRYGYSITRDKEFKRSQEALKQKQIELRCKGKGNKPHKSMKLTFADELILRKRGLLSRYNPEGLLNLVWLNNTKAFGHCTGFHGSTLKWGDIRLRVTETGLEYLEWMGPDNGDVNAKSKRGGTDSRVYATQHSPQTCPVQDYKEYAQRRPPAMRYEDAPFYLSIKPVVNLAALHWYNCQALGKNKLAKMVKTMCEKGNIPGRKTNFSVYQSCSTLSEAQSNQLVLICNNLSQQAAQSMASHSNTGNFIVSASYDSSSDTA; this is encoded by the exons ATGGAGGACTGCCTTCACACCTCCTCTGAAAACCTGTCCAAGCTGGTGAGCTGGGCCCACAGCCACGGGACCATCTGCAGCCTCATCCCCAACCTCAAGCACCTGCTGTCTGAGGGGGCCCACGGCAACCTGACGGCCATGTGGGGCTGCAGCGCCGGCCATGCCTACCACTGGCCCCTGGCCGCCACGTGCCGGGCGGGCTCCCAGGAGCGTGTTTGTTTCCAGGACAGCCGCAGCTTCAACTCAGACAGCCCCAGCATGCTGGGGGTGCCCTCAGAGGTGCAGGCCAGCCCCCTGGAGCGCTACCCAGGCCGGCCGGGGAAGGCCAAGCTGGACTGCACCCGCACCCGTGACTCCTGTGACTTCTCCTACTGCAGCGAGCCCTCAGAGCTGGGTGAGCCAGTGGAGGAGTATGAGGATGAGGCCACACTCTTTGACATGGTCTGTGAGTCCTCTGTGACTGATGAGGACAGTGACTTCGAGCCTCAATCCCACCGCGCCCCCGGCGGCCCTCGGAAGCGGCCTCCCGCCATAGTCCCTGCCGCCGCCCACGCGCAGCCAGCCGATGAGGGGGGCAGCGAGGTGCTCCTCAAGAAGATCAAGCAGGAGCTGCCCGAGGACTACTACATTGTGGCCAACGCCGAGCTGACGGCTGGTGCCGATGGGCCAGCACTGGCCCTCACCCAGATGTCCAAGCCCAAGCCACCAGCACAAGCTGGACCCTCTGGCATGGTTGCCACCAGGACCCTGCCCCTGCCCGCTGCTGGCCCGGACCCCGACCCGCCGCATCTCTGCGCCTCCCCACCTGGACCACCACGGCTCCCTGCTCAGAGGCCACCCCGGTGTGCCCTGGCCTCCCCAGCCCGGGGTACAGCTGGTGGCATCCCCTCAGCCACCCTACAGGTGCCAGCCACCAGCTCCAATGCCACAGCCATGGGGAAGGCTATCAGCATCCCACtgtcagccctgcagctgcccggCCAGGAGGAGACCCCAGCCACCGAGGAGACCCCACCGCCCGCCCCGCAACCGGCCCCGGGCAGCGAAGCAGCCGCATCGCCCTCGGTGAGCACAGAGCCCGAGGtcagctccagccagcagcaaccccctgctgctcccactgcCACCCCCGAGGCAGCGGTGCCGTCGATGCCAG ACCAGGAtgagagagctgcagagctcagcagggagcagaatgaGAAGACCATTCGCAGTACACAGACAGCTCTCCGCAATTTCCGAGAGTTCCTCATCTCCAAGTATCCTTCTGAGACCCGAGAGATCTACGTCATCCCCTGCAAAGAGCTTGATGCCTACCTTGCTTCCTTTTTTGTGGATGCCAGGCAGAAGGATGGGTCTGAATATGAGCCAAACAGCTTGGCCAACTATCAGTGTGGGCTGGAGCGGTATCTCAAAGAGCACAGGTATGGGTACAGTATTACCAGGGATAAGGAGTTCAAAAGGTCCCAGGAGGCGCTAAAGCAAAAGCAGATAGAGCTGAGgtgtaaaggaaaaggaaacaagccACACAAATCCATGAAGCTCACCTTTGCTGACGAACTTATTCTGCGTAAAAGAGGCTTATTGAGCCGGTACAATCCTGAAGGGCTCTTGAACCTCGTCTGGCTGAACAACACTAAGGCCTTCGGACACTGCACAGGTTTTCATGGATCCACCCTCAAGTGGGGAGACATCCGGCTGCGGGTGACAGAGACGGGACTGGAGTACCTGGAGTGGATGGGACCGGACAATGGAGATGTCAATGCCAAGAGCAAGAGAGGGGGGACGGACTCGCGGGTGTACGCTACCCAGCACTCGCCACAGACCTGCCCCGTGCAAGACTACAAGGAGTATGCCCAGAGGCGGCCTCCAGCCATGCGCTACGAGGATGCGCCTTTTTACCTCTCCATCAAACCCGTTGTCAACTTGGCTGCTCTTCACTGGTACAACTGCCAAGCcctggggaaaaacaagctTGCCAAGATGGTAAAGACGATGTGCGAGAAGGGCAACATCCCTGGCAGGAAGACCAACTTCAGTGTCTACCAGAGCTGTAGCACGTTGTCAGAAGCGCAGAGCAACCAGCTCGTGCTGATCTGCAATAACTTgagccagcaggctgcccagTCCATGGCAAGCCACTCCAATACTGGCAATTTCATAGTATCAGCATCCTATGACTCTTCCTCTGACACAGCTTGA